ATAAAGCAGATCAATGATCATTTTTATTATTCCGATTATACTGTGGGTCCCGTTACCAAAAAGTTACAGGAAGCTTTTCATCACTTAAAAGGGAATTGAATAAAATCCTTCAACAAACGTCCTCCTAAATGGTTTTGTAAATTGGCGGGAATCCACTACTTTAAAGGATTAAACCAGCTTAATTATGAAACGACTTTACTTTATTCTCTTTGCCCTGCTAACTATTCCCTTTTTATCCATTTCTGCACAAAGCACTATGGATGGCACCTATACCGTGGTTATAGACGCCTATGATTGGGGCCCTGGTGTCAATAAGGTTATTGTACCAAAACCGAACACTGAAGATAGGCTGAGCCATAACGATTTTGAGGTGAAGGTCGTACGAAGTAAGGAAAATGTAGAAATGCGGCCTGGAGAGGCCGAAGGTGAAAGAAAGGTACTCTATGCCTATGCATCAAATGCAGATGGTGACCGCGATGAAAATGGATCATTTACTACCCTAGTGTTATTGGTGGCGCCCAATGATGCACTAAGTTCACCTATTAAATACTATCGCAGTAGCAATGGTAGGGCCAGCAACCAATGGATAGACTATGAATTAACCGTTACCTATGTGCCTTCGGGAACTACATGGAACAAGGAAGGGCGAAGAATCGTCCCCGATTTGGATATTTTTGATTTAAACGGAAGCTTCAGCCATAACAACATAGATTTAACCTATGGAAGCTTTACGCCGGAAGGAGATGGAAGGGTTCCATTGATCATTTGGCTACATGGTGGTGGCGAGGGAGGTACCGACCCCAGTATTCCACTAATTGCAAATAAAGCGACCAACTATGCCTCTGAAGAAATTCAGGAGATTTTCAAGGGAGCATACGTATTGGCCCCACAGGCCCCAACCTTTTGGATGCAAAGTGCATCCGGGGAATATACGCGGGGAGACACTAATGACATCTATAATGAAGCCTTGATGGCACTAATCAAGGATTTTGTAAAAAACAATCCGAAAATAGATTCTGATAGAATCTATATTGGAGGGTGTTCCAATGGAGGATACATGAGCCTAAAACTTCTATTGAACCATCCTGATTATTTTGCCGCCGGATATATTAGTGCTCTGGCCTATCACAATGAATATATATCCGATGAACAGTTGAACAGCATCAAAAATATTCCGATATGGTTTGTACATTCTAAGGATGACACTACCACGATTCCCGAAGAAACGGTAATTCCGTTATACGAAAGACTGATTGCAGTAGGAGCCCCCAACGTGCATCTTTCTCTTTACGACCATGTCATTGACTTGAATGGGATGTATGGAGGAGAGGATTATCATTTCCCGGGACATTGGTCATGGATTTATTCCCATGATAATGATGCCGATTTTAATTTTGATGGAAGCTCAGTCCTAATTGACGAGAGACCGGTCACCATTATGGAGTGGTTGTCCCAACAAACCAAATAGGAAAATCCTCAAAAATGGAAGGGTTTGCCCTTTCCTTTTCACAACATTTGGCTTTGATTTGCGATTTTGGGAAAAATACCATGTAGAGAATGCTCAAACAGTTCGTATTCCTTAACTTTAGGGAAAACCGACTAACTTATTTTTAATTTATGAAAGGGCATTCACTTTTTACCATTTTTCTATTTTTTGGATTTTCAATTTTCGCGCAGGAGTTCGACGCATTTCAGTACCGTACCATAGGTCCCAATAGGGGAGGAAGGGTAACCACTGTCACTGGGACGCCCATGCTTCCGGGTACTTTTTATCTAGGTGCTTCCGGGGCTGGGGTCTGGAAAACAGATGATTACGGCACTACTTGGAACAATGTATCGGATGGATACTTTAAAACACCCTCGATTGGTGCCATAGAGGTGGCCTCGAATGACCCCAACATTGTGTATGTCGGAACAGGTTCCGATGGTTTACGAAGCAATATCATCAGTGGAAAAGGTGTCTACAAATCTGTTGACGCAGGAAAAACTTGGACCCATATTGGGTTGGAAAATGCAGGACAAATCGGGGCGGTTGAAATAGACCCCACCAACAGCAACATTGTATGGGTAGCAGCTATCGGTAATGCCTTTAAGCCCAACGAAGAACGTGGCATCTTTAAAACTACGGATGGTGGAAACACTTGGAAAAAAGTACTTTTTATTTCCAACGAAACAGGTTTTACCGATTTAGAGCTTTTACCCGGAAACCCCAATGTGGTATATGCAGCCGCATGGAAGGCGCAAAGAACACCTTGGACAATTATTTCAGGTGGAGAAAATAAAGAAGGGGGTATCTACAAATCCGTCAACGGTGGTAAGGATTGGGTCAGATTGGAAGACGGGTTGCCAAAAGGCCTCATCGGAAAAATAGACTTGGCCGTTTCCCCTACGGACTCCAGTATTCTCTATGCGGTTATTGAAGCACCGGGAAAGGAAGGTGGCGTCTATAAATCGGTAGACCAGGGAAAAACCTTCACCCAAACTTCTAGCAATGAAGGCTTGGTTAATAGGCCCTTTTACTATACCAATATAGAATTGGATCCCACCAACCCGGATATTGTTTATTCCAACGCAAACCCCTTGTTGAAATCAACGGATGGTGGTAAGACATGGAAACGTATGAGTGTTCCCCATGGGGACAATCATGATATTTGGTTAAATCCCAATAATCCTGATCTATTGATTCAATGTAATGACGGAGGGGCTAACGTTTCCCACAATGGGGGCAAAACATGGTCAACACAGTTTAATCAACCTACGGCAGAAATCTATCAAGTGGCCGTAGACGACCAATATCCCTATTGGGTCTATGGGGCGCAGCAGGATAACACTACCATAGCTATTCCAAGTTCGGCACCGACAGCCAGTGGTCCACAGGGTACTCAAATCATGATGGATGTGGGCGGCTGTGAAACCGGTCCTGCCATCCCAAAACCTGGTGACCCTAATGTGGTGTATAACAACTGTAAAGGTCGGTTTAGCGTATTTAACAAGATTACGGGAACGGATAGGGAGTATTCCATTGGGGCCTCCAATATTTACGGACATAATCCGAAAGACTTAAAATACAGGTTTCAACGGGTAGCGCCCATTCACGTCTCTCCCCATGACCCGGACGTAGTCTATATGGGTTCCCAGTACCTACATAAAACAAGGAATAACGGTCAAATTTGGCAAACCATTTCCCCAGACTTAACGGCCAACGAAGATGATAAGCAAGTGATTTCGGGAAGTCCCATTACCCGTGATATTACGGGGGAAGAGTATTATAGCACACTCTATTCCATAAGGGAATCAAAAATCAAACCCGGCCTTATTTGGACGGGATCCAATGACGGTGTTATTTCTGTTACCCAAGATGGCGGACAGACATGGGCGAATGTCACCCCGAAAAAATTACCTAAAGGAGGTAGAGTGGAATCCGTAGAGCCTTCACAATTTGACCCGGCCAAAGCGTATATTACGGTAGACCGACATCTATTGGGTGATACTACGCCATACATATATAAAACCGATGATTACGGTAAAAATTGGACCTTGATCAGTACGGAAAGTAATGGAATACCATCGGACTATACCGCAAGGGTTCTCAGGGAGGATCCAAAAACGGAAGGATTACTGTATGCTGGAACCGAATTTGGCATGTTCATTTCCTTCAACGACGGCGAAACTTGGAAGAAGTTTCAGCAAAACTTACCCGTGACCCCAATAACGGATATTATCCTTAATCGGGGCGATTTGGTTTTAAGTACAATGGGACGTGGATTCTGGATTTTGGACGATATAAGTGCCCTAAGGGATTCAAAAATAACCGCTTTAGCCGATGAGCCAGTACTATTCAAACCCGAAGACACCTATAGGTATAGAACGCCTTGGCGCTCTGGGGATTTTCCAAATTATCCTTCAACCAGCGCGAGCATCGATTATTATTTGCCCAAGGAATTAAAAAGTGGTGTTTCATTGGAGATATTGAATGCCGATGGGAAATCGGTTGCCAAGATAGTTAGCGATTCCACACAATTAAAATCGACCAAAGAACAGGTGGAAGACATGGGGCTCAGTATGGTATTTGAGTATTTGGATACCAAGTTGGAAACGAAAAAGGGCATCAACCGTTTTGAGTGGGACTTGCGGGAAAAAGGCGCTTGGAGCAGCAACAAGAGCCGTAGCTACAAAAACGGTCCTATGGTTCCCCCAGGATCTTATACGGCTAAATTGACCGTTGATGGGAAAACCTTGGAACAGCCTTTTCAAATTCTGATGGACCCAAGGTTAGAACAGGAGGGCGTTTCTCTAGAAACCATCAAAGAACAATTGGCACTTCAAAATAAGGTCAATCAGCTTTTATCCGAGGCGAGAAAATTTCAGTCGGACTTGGAGAAGAAAATAAAGGAAACCAAGAACAAGGAAGAAAAAGAAAAGCTTGAAAGTGTGCTGAAGACAATCAAAAATGAAGAAGGGGCCTATCCGCAGCAAATGATGGTTGCGCAAATTTCCTACCTCTCCAATATCATCGGCGGTTCCGATAAGAAACCCGGTAACGAAGAAATCGAGCGATTTAAGGAATTACAGGAGCAATTCAATCAGACCAAACGCCAAGTCGATCTGTAATTAAATACCAAAACTAACCAACCAAAGTACTATGTCGCATCGAAGAAAATTTCTCAAGCAAGGGGCTATGGCCGTACTATCGGCTCCTTTATTATCCTTTGATTCACAAAAAGAATGGTCTCTTGAACCCCTTAGAACGGACATTTATGATGAGGCATATTGGAAATCCATTCGAAAACAATTTCCACTAAAAGAAGGGCAAACCTATTTCAACAATGGTACCATGGGGCCAACGCCAGGATACGTTTTGGATAAAATGATGCATCACATGCTTCATTATAACGTTGAGGCCGCCACGATAGATTACAAGAACAATACCGGACCAGAGCTTCTAACCGGTTATTTTCCCTATGAGGAATTAAGAACAAAACTGTCCAAGATTATCCATTGTGATTTCAAGGAAATATCCCTGACACAAAATGCAACCTTTGGCATGAACTACGTGGGTATGGGGTTAGACCTTAAAAAAGGGGATGAACTTTTAAATACCAATCAGGAACACGGAGGCGGTTTCGGAGCGTGGCAATTATTGGCAAAGCGTAAGGGATGTGTCTACAAACAAGCCACCTTGCCCGAACCTGCTAACGACGCGCAAGAAGTGGTGGAAGCTATTTTTAAGGAGGTCACCCCTAAAACCAAGGTGATTGCCATTCCCCATATCGTTTCGGGTTATGGAACCGTACTTCCAGTTAAGGAAATTTGTCAGGAGGCTAAAAAAAGAGGGATTTTTACGGTCTTGGATGGGGCCCAATGTGTTGGCCATATTCCTGTGGATGTAAAGGACATTGGCTGCGACGCCTATTATTCCAGTTTGCATAAATGGCTTCTGGCACCTGCAGGGAGTGGGCTGTTATACATAAACAAGGAGGTGGCAGGAGATATTTGGTCCACCATTGCCAGTTATAATTGGGACAATCAAGAGGACCATGGTTTCCGATTGATGCAAAACGGAACGGGTAATGCCGGACTTTTGGCCGGTTATGATGCTGCGGTCGATTTCTTCAATACCATAGGTGCCGAAAATTGGTTGGGGCGTATCAAGGAATTGGGCATGTACTTGCGTGACGGATTAAAACAAATGTCCCATGTAACCATATATTCTTCGACAAACGAAGAAATG
This window of the Maribacter cobaltidurans genome carries:
- a CDS encoding prolyl oligopeptidase family serine peptidase, with translation MKRLYFILFALLTIPFLSISAQSTMDGTYTVVIDAYDWGPGVNKVIVPKPNTEDRLSHNDFEVKVVRSKENVEMRPGEAEGERKVLYAYASNADGDRDENGSFTTLVLLVAPNDALSSPIKYYRSSNGRASNQWIDYELTVTYVPSGTTWNKEGRRIVPDLDIFDLNGSFSHNNIDLTYGSFTPEGDGRVPLIIWLHGGGEGGTDPSIPLIANKATNYASEEIQEIFKGAYVLAPQAPTFWMQSASGEYTRGDTNDIYNEALMALIKDFVKNNPKIDSDRIYIGGCSNGGYMSLKLLLNHPDYFAAGYISALAYHNEYISDEQLNSIKNIPIWFVHSKDDTTTIPEETVIPLYERLIAVGAPNVHLSLYDHVIDLNGMYGGEDYHFPGHWSWIYSHDNDADFNFDGSSVLIDERPVTIMEWLSQQTK
- a CDS encoding WD40/YVTN/BNR-like repeat-containing protein — protein: MKGHSLFTIFLFFGFSIFAQEFDAFQYRTIGPNRGGRVTTVTGTPMLPGTFYLGASGAGVWKTDDYGTTWNNVSDGYFKTPSIGAIEVASNDPNIVYVGTGSDGLRSNIISGKGVYKSVDAGKTWTHIGLENAGQIGAVEIDPTNSNIVWVAAIGNAFKPNEERGIFKTTDGGNTWKKVLFISNETGFTDLELLPGNPNVVYAAAWKAQRTPWTIISGGENKEGGIYKSVNGGKDWVRLEDGLPKGLIGKIDLAVSPTDSSILYAVIEAPGKEGGVYKSVDQGKTFTQTSSNEGLVNRPFYYTNIELDPTNPDIVYSNANPLLKSTDGGKTWKRMSVPHGDNHDIWLNPNNPDLLIQCNDGGANVSHNGGKTWSTQFNQPTAEIYQVAVDDQYPYWVYGAQQDNTTIAIPSSAPTASGPQGTQIMMDVGGCETGPAIPKPGDPNVVYNNCKGRFSVFNKITGTDREYSIGASNIYGHNPKDLKYRFQRVAPIHVSPHDPDVVYMGSQYLHKTRNNGQIWQTISPDLTANEDDKQVISGSPITRDITGEEYYSTLYSIRESKIKPGLIWTGSNDGVISVTQDGGQTWANVTPKKLPKGGRVESVEPSQFDPAKAYITVDRHLLGDTTPYIYKTDDYGKNWTLISTESNGIPSDYTARVLREDPKTEGLLYAGTEFGMFISFNDGETWKKFQQNLPVTPITDIILNRGDLVLSTMGRGFWILDDISALRDSKITALADEPVLFKPEDTYRYRTPWRSGDFPNYPSTSASIDYYLPKELKSGVSLEILNADGKSVAKIVSDSTQLKSTKEQVEDMGLSMVFEYLDTKLETKKGINRFEWDLREKGAWSSNKSRSYKNGPMVPPGSYTAKLTVDGKTLEQPFQILMDPRLEQEGVSLETIKEQLALQNKVNQLLSEARKFQSDLEKKIKETKNKEEKEKLESVLKTIKNEEGAYPQQMMVAQISYLSNIIGGSDKKPGNEEIERFKELQEQFNQTKRQVDL
- a CDS encoding aminotransferase class V-fold PLP-dependent enzyme; the encoded protein is MSHRRKFLKQGAMAVLSAPLLSFDSQKEWSLEPLRTDIYDEAYWKSIRKQFPLKEGQTYFNNGTMGPTPGYVLDKMMHHMLHYNVEAATIDYKNNTGPELLTGYFPYEELRTKLSKIIHCDFKEISLTQNATFGMNYVGMGLDLKKGDELLNTNQEHGGGFGAWQLLAKRKGCVYKQATLPEPANDAQEVVEAIFKEVTPKTKVIAIPHIVSGYGTVLPVKEICQEAKKRGIFTVLDGAQCVGHIPVDVKDIGCDAYYSSLHKWLLAPAGSGLLYINKEVAGDIWSTIASYNWDNQEDHGFRLMQNGTGNAGLLAGYDAAVDFFNTIGAENWLGRIKELGMYLRDGLKQMSHVTIYSSTNEEMAAGITTYGIAGISGPDLQKTMWERERLQPRSVGEKMIRHSVHIYNSKEEIDRALQVVESLG